The genomic stretch CCCTCCCAAGGCGGCCCCTCACCGGGCCGTGCCCTGcggtggggcaggggggaagcTGGCGGCTTTGGAAGAGTTCCGGCTGCAGAAAGAGGAGCTCACAGAGAAGTTCACGACACTGGAAGACCAGCTACGGAAGCAGGAGAGTGACTACAAGGACTACGTGTACAACCTCGAGAAGAAGTCTGTGCTGGACAAGGACAGGTGGGCAGGTTGGGCGCTGAGGCCACGCCAAGCTcaggcctctgagcctcagcttcgaACTGGGGGGACTGCACTAGCTCAGGGACTCCCCATCCTACTGCTCCTCAGAATCCTGGCTGGTGATGTTAGGAGGGGTGGAAAAAATAGATAAGCTCCCAGCTCTAGCCCTCACATGGGACTGGAGAATCCTCGGACTTCCTCTTGCCACTTTTCATGACTTAAGTTACATTTGTTTAATAGGTAATAATACATTGATATGGATCAAAATGCCAAAGGGTCTACAGGGGCTCTACCTGGAGCCCTGCCCCTTTTGGGAGATAGAGCATAGAGGCGGCCCTAAGCGCTCTGGGGAACCCCACACGGGAGGGCAATGCCTGTGCCCACTCCGCCTGATACCCCCTCGTTCCCACCCATGACTAGACTGAGGAAGGAGATCATCCAGCGCGTGAACCTGGTGGCCACTGAGTACCGAAAGGTGGCCACTAACCAGATGTGGGACACAACAAAGCGGGCCATCGTGGAGAACAACACGGTCACCCTGCAGCTGTCCAAGATATCCCGGCAAGGCGCACAGCTGCTACAGGAGAACGAACAGCTAAAGGGCACCCAAGAAGAGCTGTGCAAACAGCTGGATCTATTGGAGAACGCCCAGAAGGTCATGGCCAGGCATAGCAGAGGCCACCGTAAGGTGTGCCTGCCAGGACTTTGTCACAGGGCATTTGGTGCATAAAGCAGGCGGGAACCCCAGGGGTGCTGCTTCAGGGCAAACACAGCCTGGCAGGGTTGGGTCCCGGGCTGGAGCCAACTCATGAGGGAGGCAGCAGCAACGGGACAGGGTCCTTTGTGGGGGGTCCTGGGTGCTGGGCGCACctctggtttttatttatttggtcgaAAGCCCCCATAACTTGTTGAAGCGGGACCTGCCCCGGGCCACTGGGGGCTCTGCCCAGAGATGGTGCTGGGCCCCCAGTGCCTTGGCTGGCCTCTCTGTACAAGGGGGTGAGCTCTGGGGGAGtctggagctgggggaggggggcaggctgAGGGCCCACAGAGGGGCCAGGGTATGGCCACCTGCCCCCGCACCCGCAGATCATCCTCATGCTGACCGAGAAGTGCCGCGAGCAGCAGCGGGGCACAGTGGAGGCCGAGCAGCTGCGCCTCCAGCTGAGCCAACTGGAGCAGGGCCTCGGGCAGCTGCAGCAGGACACACAGACGCTGAGGTGCGCTGCGGAGCGAGGGGGGCGGAGCTTGAGGCCATCCCCTTTGGGCCACCTGACTGGGCCGGCCGGTGACTTCCCCTTTCCCAAGGGGCATGGAGGCCTGGGGTTGGATGAGGGCTCCTGGGGGCTAGAGAGAAACCGCCGAGTGCAGGGAGTGCAGGGAGGGGGCTGACTCGTCCTGGTCCTGGGCCCAGGAGTCAGAGAGACCAGCTGAACCTGCAGCTGGAGAGGCAGCAGGCTGAGGCACAACAGCTACAGCGGGAGCTGACTGAAGAGCAGAAGGTTCGGGCAAATCTGGAGACAGCCCTGGCCCAGGCCACCTTCATCCTACAGGACGTTCTACAGGTGACAGAAAGTGGGTgaaaggggcggggggagtgAGCCAACGTCAGACACGCGATAACCAGGACACCCGGAGAAGGCTGGGCCAGGGCCAGAGCCCCCCCAACACCCACCCCGCTGCCTTTCCCCCCGAGAGACTCCTGGCAAGTCCTTTCCTGATTTCTGTACTTCAGAGATCCCTTGAAGGTCTCCAAGTTGCTGGAGTCCCTCTCTGAGGCCCTGGAAGGCCTTGTGCCTCAGGCTTCTCATTTGGAGAATGGGTATCCCACCACAGCCAGGGTAAACTTGGAGAAAAGGGGCTCTGGGGTGTTTCCCAGAGGTGGGTGTCGGGGTCACCATGAGCCTGATCTCCGCGGGCCCATCCCCACCCTCGACCGGCAGATGCAACCTGATGAGGAGGACAGCGACTCTGATGTCGTGTTCCAGCTGCAGCTCAAGGAGATGCTGCACCAAGTGCTGGCCGTGCTCAGCTCAGCCGTGGTCCTCAGCCCCCGGCTGGCTGTGCATCTCAATCAGGAGAGCCAGGCCCACAGCCCACCCAAGGGCCGGTGAGTGAGTGACCCTGTATGCCCTCAGAAGCAGCTGTGGCATTTGTTTGTCCAAGGGCTGTTCTCAGCTGACCCTGGGCCAGAACCCTGGCTTCCC from Panthera uncia isolate 11264 chromosome D4, Puncia_PCG_1.0, whole genome shotgun sequence encodes the following:
- the CFAP157 gene encoding cilia- and flagella-associated protein 157 isoform X1, translated to MASKKKATKGTKEPEVKKKKGGKKDASMASKTAETPLGEEMREFYHIQIRDLEDRLARYQRKWDEQAVQEKLFRQEFEQLANNKKEIVAFLKRTLNQKVDEITELNEQLQSLQLAKEVEKDAFEAQLAQVRHEFQETKDQLTTENIILGGKLAALEEFRLQKEELTEKFTTLEDQLRKQESDYKDYVYNLEKKSVLDKDRLRKEIIQRVNLVATEYRKVATNQMWDTTKRAIVENNTVTLQLSKISRQGAQLLQENEQLKGTQEELCKQLDLLENAQKVMARHSRGHRKIILMLTEKCREQQRGTVEAEQLRLQLSQLEQGLGQLQQDTQTLRSQRDQLNLQLERQQAEAQQLQRELTEEQKVRANLETALAQATFILQDVLQMQPDEEDSDSDVVFQLQLKEMLHQVLAVLSSAVVLSPRLAVHLNQESQAHSPPKGRQPGTQPPKMGSLRQPPSSITPYQPGDLGLVPRRAHIPPNPEDLRLLSHTTRVGTFRVHSSPEIHTSGSPKRFKKFSLPEVSLLSK
- the CFAP157 gene encoding cilia- and flagella-associated protein 157 isoform X2 — its product is MASKKKATKGTKEPEVKKKKGGKKDASMASKTAETPLGEEMREFYHIQIRDLEDRLARYQRKWDEQAVQEKLFRQEFEQLANNKKEIVAFLKRTLNQKVDEITELNEQLQSLQLAKEVEKDAFEAQLAQVRHEFQETKDQLTTENIILGGKLAALEEFRLQKEELTEKFTTLEDQLRKQESDYKDYVYNLEKKSVLDKDRLRKEIIQRVNLVATEYRKVATNQMWDTTKRAIVENNTVTLQLSKISRQGAQLLQENEQLKGTQEELCKQLDLLENAQKVMARHSRGHRKIILMLTEKCREQQRGTVEAEQLRLQLSQLEQGLGQLQQDTQTLRSQRDQLNLQLERQQAEAQQLQRELTEEQKVRANLETALAQATFILQDVLQMQPDEEDSDSDVVFQLQLKEMLHQVLAVLSSAVVLSPRLAVHLNQESQAHSPPKGRLAPSHPRWGLCVSRHPASHPTSQGTWAWCLDGPTSHLTPRTSGCSRTPPVWEPSGYTAALRFTPLVLRKGSKSLVFLKFLYFPSKTQREDQSPSQKWTIVAIVPSL